The following are from one region of the Stanieria cyanosphaera PCC 7437 genome:
- a CDS encoding RNA-guided endonuclease InsQ/TnpB family protein yields MPNYFVRKLKLEKTPQLDSLARAAGELYSRTLVSFWRTVRKKDIWLSGYIMERWHTSSSLHAHSSDAVTQSFYGSLKSWRTRRKTDPHSKPPKRRRWYFKVTWKKAAIKLKNGKLFLSNGRGNKSLVVDWRWKKPKTVELGWNKASQCYELRACYSDTIPNTGEAKGVAAADLGEIHPMVIADGVNTDIFNGRYLRSVRRYQNKVKGKLAKLIDKKKRGSKRRKRLIRSKQKQLAKFNNQIKDIEHKLTSRAVSMLKLRGIQTLVIGDMRDIKDDLDYGKKNNQKLHQWSFGSIRHKLEYKCARAGIKTTLITEEYTSQECLCCRTRNKPKKRNYLCNSCHAKFHRDQVGSNNIRAKYLGEVPVVGIMAVPSGVRYHSHLQCNLSEAILLGNSLASSYGE; encoded by the coding sequence ATGCCTAATTACTTTGTTCGCAAACTAAAACTAGAAAAAACTCCACAACTAGATTCTTTGGCTCGTGCTGCTGGTGAATTATATTCTCGTACTTTAGTTTCCTTCTGGCGCACGGTACGTAAAAAAGATATCTGGTTGTCGGGTTACATCATGGAAAGATGGCACACATCTTCTTCTCTCCATGCTCATAGTTCGGATGCAGTAACTCAATCTTTCTATGGTTCGCTCAAGTCATGGAGGACTAGAAGAAAGACCGACCCTCATAGCAAACCCCCAAAGAGAAGGCGTTGGTACTTCAAGGTTACTTGGAAGAAGGCAGCTATTAAATTAAAAAACGGCAAGTTGTTTTTATCCAACGGTAGGGGTAATAAGTCTCTGGTAGTAGATTGGCGTTGGAAAAAACCTAAGACGGTTGAGTTGGGTTGGAATAAAGCATCGCAGTGCTATGAGCTTAGAGCTTGTTATTCCGACACAATACCCAATACTGGCGAAGCTAAAGGGGTTGCTGCTGCGGACTTAGGGGAAATTCACCCTATGGTAATCGCGGACGGAGTTAACACCGACATATTCAATGGGAGGTATTTACGCTCTGTTCGTCGCTATCAAAACAAAGTTAAAGGTAAATTAGCTAAATTAATCGATAAAAAGAAGCGAGGTAGCAAACGCAGGAAAAGACTGATTAGAAGTAAACAAAAACAACTAGCAAAATTCAACAATCAGATTAAAGATATCGAGCATAAACTAACTAGTCGTGCTGTTTCAATGCTGAAATTAAGGGGCATTCAAACACTAGTAATAGGAGATATGCGAGATATAAAAGACGATTTGGACTATGGAAAAAAGAATAACCAGAAACTGCATCAATGGAGTTTCGGTTCTATCAGGCACAAGCTGGAATACAAGTGCGCGAGAGCAGGTATAAAGACGACTTTAATAACGGAAGAATACACAAGTCAAGAGTGCTTATGCTGTAGGACTAGAAACAAGCCCAAGAAACGTAACTACTTATGCAATAGCTGCCATGCAAAGTTTCACCGCGACCAAGTCGGCTCGAACAATATACGTGCAAAGTACCTGGGGGAAGTCCCAGTAGTTGGAATTATGGCTGTTCCCTCTGGAGTGCGTTACCATTCGCATCTTCAGTGTAACCTAAGCGAAGCAATTCTGTTAGGGAATTCCCTAGCTTCTAGCTATGGGGAGTAG
- the tnpA gene encoding IS200/IS605 family transposase: MVEYKTNKNIVFCCNYHVVWVTKYRRPVLTEEIQIRLKELLTQIAKEIKVEILEMEVCQMNHVHLVVSLDPQFGVHRAVKRFKGATSRYLRQEFPQLTQRLPTLWTNSYFVCTTGGAPLEKIKEYVKNQKRSR; the protein is encoded by the coding sequence ATGGTTGAGTACAAAACCAATAAAAATATAGTATTTTGCTGTAATTACCACGTAGTTTGGGTTACCAAATATCGCCGTCCAGTACTAACTGAGGAAATACAAATACGACTAAAAGAACTTTTAACTCAAATAGCAAAAGAAATTAAAGTTGAAATACTAGAGATGGAAGTATGCCAGATGAACCATGTCCACTTAGTAGTATCGTTAGACCCGCAGTTTGGGGTACATCGCGCAGTTAAACGGTTTAAAGGGGCAACGTCTAGATATCTCCGACAGGAGTTTCCGCAGCTAACGCAGCGATTGCCTACTTTATGGACAAACAGTTATTTTGTATGTACAACAGGAGGTGCGCCGCTAGAAAAGATAAAAGAGTACGTTAAAAACCAGAAGAGAAGCAGGTAG
- a CDS encoding SRPBCC family protein: MSSPQIFEQSIAIKASATVVESCFTDLDLMHRWLNPVLRCEPIGKWNTTIGSLSRFTIKIPLLQPSLKSVVVEREPGLIVWQFDGFFQGRDRWECQPLPEGTLLINRFEFEIPNAIVSWGFNQFAANWTKKDMQAQLRRLKRVAEQVYRDSDQ, from the coding sequence ATGTCCTCACCTCAAATTTTTGAACAATCGATCGCGATTAAAGCTAGTGCGACAGTAGTAGAAAGTTGCTTTACTGATTTGGATTTGATGCACCGTTGGCTCAATCCTGTGTTAAGATGCGAGCCAATTGGTAAATGGAATACAACTATTGGTAGTTTAAGTAGATTTACGATTAAAATTCCTTTGCTACAACCTTCTCTTAAAAGTGTAGTCGTGGAAAGAGAACCTGGTTTAATTGTCTGGCAGTTTGACGGCTTTTTTCAAGGACGCGATCGCTGGGAATGTCAACCTTTACCAGAGGGAACTTTATTAATTAATCGTTTTGAGTTTGAAATTCCTAATGCTATTGTCAGTTGGGGTTTTAATCAATTTGCTGCAAATTGGACAAAGAAAGATATGCAGGCTCAACTACGACGACTTAAACGAGTAGCAGAACAAGTTTATCGCGATAGCGATCAGTAA
- a CDS encoding mechanosensitive ion channel yields MTNMMISILPNLSLYIAQALDQQVYSALGSDLGSSLLNLLKAIGILILGLIVASVVKGIIKGLLNKTSIDNRIAAWLTGQRGGETIPIEDWIANLAYWLIILFAVVGFLNALQLEAVSQPLNSLLNQVTSFLPKILGAAFLLGIAWVLATVVKLVVTRGLGALRIDERLGQSPRDSSDFALSDTIGNALYWFIFLLFLPSILSTLQLEGTLRPVQNLLDQILGILPNILAAILIGAVGWFIAQIVRRLVTNLLSATGVDRVGERFGLSNLGGRQSLSWIIGTIVYVLILIPTAIAALEALNIAAISLPAINMLNQVLNLVPKLFAAGVVLVGFYIVGKFVSDLVTNILTSIGFNNFFQWLGISTPPPRTTTPFSTSPMVGGTEQPTVIQTEPTVTSKTPSELAGIIVLVAIMLVAALTAVDILQIQALQSVIGVILVIAGQIFLGLVVFAIGLYLANLAYNLIISSGTRQARILAQTARISIITLISAMALQQMGVAPDIVNLAFGLLVGGIAVAIALAFGLGGREVAGEQLRSWLNSFKNR; encoded by the coding sequence ATGACAAACATGATGATTTCGATCTTGCCTAACCTATCTTTATACATAGCACAGGCGTTAGATCAGCAAGTATATTCTGCCCTAGGAAGTGATCTCGGTTCTTCCTTGCTCAATTTGCTTAAAGCAATTGGGATCTTGATCCTGGGTTTGATTGTTGCCTCAGTTGTCAAAGGGATTATTAAAGGGTTACTCAATAAAACTAGTATTGATAACCGTATTGCTGCCTGGTTAACTGGACAAAGAGGTGGAGAAACGATACCGATAGAAGATTGGATTGCCAATTTAGCTTATTGGTTAATTATTCTCTTTGCTGTAGTAGGTTTTCTCAATGCACTGCAATTAGAAGCAGTTTCCCAACCGCTCAATTCTTTATTAAATCAGGTAACTAGCTTTTTACCGAAAATTCTTGGAGCAGCCTTTTTACTAGGTATTGCTTGGGTACTGGCTACTGTAGTCAAATTAGTAGTGACTAGAGGTTTAGGTGCGTTAAGGATTGATGAGCGATTAGGGCAGTCACCAAGAGATAGTTCCGATTTTGCTTTGAGCGATACGATTGGCAACGCTTTATATTGGTTTATCTTTCTTCTCTTTTTACCTTCTATTTTAAGTACTTTACAACTAGAAGGTACTCTGCGACCAGTTCAAAACCTGCTCGATCAAATTTTGGGAATTCTGCCTAATATTTTGGCAGCCATCCTCATCGGTGCAGTTGGTTGGTTTATCGCTCAGATTGTACGTCGTTTAGTTACTAACCTGTTATCCGCGACAGGAGTAGATCGAGTAGGAGAAAGATTTGGGCTTTCTAATCTTGGTGGAAGACAATCCCTATCTTGGATTATCGGAACAATTGTCTATGTTCTTATTTTAATCCCTACTGCGATCGCAGCTTTAGAAGCTCTCAATATTGCAGCTATTTCTCTACCAGCTATCAATATGCTTAATCAGGTGTTAAACCTAGTGCCTAAGCTATTTGCTGCTGGAGTTGTATTAGTCGGTTTCTATATTGTAGGCAAGTTTGTTTCTGACTTAGTCACTAACATTTTGACTAGCATAGGTTTTAACAACTTCTTTCAATGGTTGGGTATTTCCACTCCACCCCCTCGAACTACTACTCCTTTTTCCACTAGTCCAATGGTAGGAGGAACTGAACAACCAACGGTAATTCAAACCGAACCAACCGTTACTTCTAAAACTCCTTCTGAACTAGCCGGAATCATTGTCCTAGTGGCAATTATGTTAGTGGCAGCTTTGACTGCTGTTGATATTCTGCAAATTCAGGCTCTTCAATCGGTAATTGGGGTAATTCTGGTAATTGCTGGTCAAATATTCTTAGGATTAGTGGTTTTTGCCATTGGTTTGTACTTAGCTAATCTTGCTTATAATTTGATTATCAGTTCTGGAACTCGTCAAGCCAGAATTTTGGCACAAACTGCTCGTATTTCCATTATTACGCTGATTTCTGCTATGGCATTGCAGCAAATGGGTGTTGCACCTGATATTGTCAATCTTGCTTTTGGTTTGTTAGTAGGTGGCATCGCTGTAGCTATTGCCTTAGCTTTTGGTTTGGGTGGTCGAGAAGTTGCTGGAGAACAATTACGTTCTTGGCTTAATTCGTTTAAAAATAGATAA
- a CDS encoding universal stress protein translates to MENILIAIDFSDITAKVIETGAKIAASCGSKLWLIHVAEPDPDFVGFETGPQSKRDWRAKTFREEHRLIQTEANKLSDRGLDVTPLLIQGVTVETIIQEANKLQADLIVLGSHGHNVIYKTFMGSVSEGVLTHAACPVLLVPSKMLNL, encoded by the coding sequence ATGGAAAATATTTTAATAGCGATCGACTTTTCTGACATTACGGCCAAAGTCATTGAAACGGGAGCAAAAATAGCAGCTAGTTGCGGTAGTAAACTCTGGTTAATTCACGTTGCTGAACCCGATCCCGATTTTGTAGGATTTGAGACAGGGCCCCAAAGTAAAAGAGATTGGCGAGCTAAAACTTTTCGTGAAGAACATCGTCTAATTCAAACTGAAGCTAATAAACTAAGCGATCGCGGTTTGGATGTTACTCCACTTTTGATTCAAGGTGTAACAGTAGAAACCATTATTCAAGAGGCAAACAAATTACAAGCAGATTTGATTGTACTTGGTTCTCATGGTCATAATGTTATCTATAAAACCTTTATGGGTAGTGTTAGTGAAGGCGTACTTACTCACGCTGCTTGCCCAGTATTACTTGTGCCATCGAAAATGCTTAATCTTTAA
- a CDS encoding bifunctional folylpolyglutamate synthase/dihydrofolate synthase: MTINNSIDSLLEPFQHFGVNLGLTRIKKLLADLDNPQQQVPIIHVAGTNGKGSVCAYLSSILTAAGYRVGRYISPHLVDWTERICLNEQPIASEALISVLQEIKAKIDPNSESPTQFEVITAAAWLYFAQSQVDLAVMEVGLGGRLDATNVCDRPLVSVITSISKEHWQRLGPTVADIAGEKAGILKQDCPAVIGILPPEAQTVVQQRIKTLNCPAVWIEPATETKPGWAKYQDIQYPLPLLGQVQLINSAIAVATCQILQQQGWQIPQTAIVEGMKKTRWLGRLQWTTWQNRSLLIDGAHNPAAAIVLRQYVDTLNQPVIWIMGILSTKDHEDILQALLRPQDELHLVPVPDHSTAEPQELATLAQKICPQLKQCQTYSDLFIALQTVWDNTSDSKRLVILCGSLYLLGYFLQYSR, encoded by the coding sequence ATGACAATTAACAATTCCATTGATTCTCTGCTTGAACCTTTTCAACACTTTGGAGTGAATCTAGGTTTAACCAGAATCAAAAAATTATTAGCTGATTTAGATAATCCTCAGCAACAAGTACCAATTATTCACGTAGCAGGTACAAATGGCAAAGGTTCGGTATGTGCTTACCTTTCTTCAATCTTGACAGCAGCAGGTTACCGAGTAGGACGCTATATTTCTCCTCATTTAGTAGATTGGACAGAAAGAATTTGCCTCAACGAACAACCAATTGCTTCTGAAGCTTTAATCTCTGTATTACAGGAAATTAAGGCAAAAATTGACCCTAATAGTGAAAGTCCGACTCAGTTTGAAGTAATTACGGCTGCTGCTTGGTTATATTTTGCTCAATCTCAAGTAGATCTTGCTGTTATGGAAGTAGGTTTAGGAGGAAGATTAGATGCGACTAATGTTTGCGATCGCCCTTTAGTTAGTGTTATTACTTCTATTAGTAAAGAACATTGGCAACGTTTAGGTCCTACTGTCGCCGATATTGCTGGTGAAAAAGCAGGTATTCTTAAACAAGATTGTCCTGCGGTAATCGGAATTTTACCACCAGAAGCTCAAACTGTAGTTCAACAAAGAATTAAAACTTTAAATTGTCCTGCGGTGTGGATTGAACCTGCTACAGAAACTAAACCAGGATGGGCAAAATATCAAGACATACAATATCCGTTACCTTTACTCGGACAAGTACAACTAATTAATTCAGCAATTGCGGTCGCAACTTGTCAAATTCTACAACAACAAGGCTGGCAAATCCCCCAAACCGCTATAGTCGAAGGAATGAAAAAGACTCGGTGGTTAGGAAGATTGCAATGGACTACTTGGCAAAATCGTTCTTTATTAATTGATGGCGCGCATAACCCTGCTGCTGCGATCGTTTTGAGACAATACGTGGATACTTTAAATCAACCTGTAATCTGGATCATGGGAATTCTGTCTACTAAAGATCATGAGGATATTTTACAGGCATTACTTAGACCCCAAGACGAACTTCATCTAGTACCCGTTCCCGACCATAGTACCGCCGAACCACAAGAATTAGCTACTTTAGCTCAGAAAATTTGCCCCCAATTAAAACAGTGTCAAACCTACTCTGATCTATTTATTGCCTTACAAACTGTTTGGGATAACACTTCCGACTCTAAACGTTTAGTAATTTTATGTGGTTCTTTATATTTACTAGGATATTTTTTACAATATTCTCGATAG
- a CDS encoding YdcF family protein, with amino-acid sequence MFLFLSKLLPLFIYPLGLTSILLIVALVSWFKRSSWTPLPIFLALVILLTASNARVATHLVKSLEWQYLPPAQLPSAEAIVVLGGATKNPASPRPMPDLNDQGDRLIYAAKLYQDGLAPLIILSGGRIDWTGNGNSEAADMAEILKIAGIPPEVMILEPNSLNTYQNASNVKEILLTKGIKKVLLVTSAMHMPRSLAIFQRLGIDAIAAPTDFLVSEQEVKKANYTLEAQILDFLPDTRSLEQTTKAIKEYLGIWIYGLRGWL; translated from the coding sequence ATGTTTCTTTTCCTCTCCAAATTACTGCCACTGTTTATTTATCCATTAGGATTGACTTCTATCTTGTTGATAGTCGCTTTAGTATCTTGGTTTAAACGTTCTTCTTGGACTCCACTACCAATTTTCTTAGCTTTAGTGATCCTTCTCACTGCCAGTAACGCTAGAGTTGCCACTCACTTAGTCAAATCCCTAGAATGGCAATATCTTCCACCAGCACAATTACCTAGTGCTGAAGCCATTGTGGTTTTAGGAGGAGCAACTAAAAATCCCGCCTCACCTCGACCAATGCCAGACTTAAACGACCAAGGCGATCGCTTGATTTATGCAGCCAAACTCTATCAAGATGGGTTAGCACCTTTGATAATTCTTTCAGGTGGAAGAATTGATTGGACAGGTAATGGTAACTCAGAAGCAGCAGATATGGCAGAAATTTTGAAAATTGCAGGAATTCCACCAGAAGTAATGATTCTTGAGCCAAATTCTCTCAATACGTATCAAAACGCTAGTAATGTCAAAGAAATCTTACTGACTAAAGGTATTAAAAAAGTTCTTTTAGTCACCTCAGCAATGCATATGCCACGATCGCTCGCAATTTTCCAACGTCTTGGGATTGATGCGATCGCAGCACCGACTGATTTTTTAGTTAGTGAACAAGAAGTCAAAAAAGCCAACTATACTTTAGAAGCACAAATCCTCGATTTTCTACCAGATACTCGCTCTCTCGAACAAACTACTAAAGCAATTAAAGAATATCTTGGTATCTGGATCTATGGTTTACGAGGTTGGCTATAA
- a CDS encoding cyanophycinase codes for MVGAKSREQSDEESKQQSPVLKSQGQLIIIGGAEDKEGDCTILREFVRRASGRGAKIAVMTVATSLPGEVGSDYRDIFERLGVEKVDIVDTERREDASDPRYLEILKEATGVFFTGGDQARVTDVLKDTEIDKLLHERFAQGLVIAGTSAGAAMMPDIMIVEGEAETNPRLETVTLEPGMGFLPGVAIDQHFAQRGRLGRLISALIQQPAVLGFGIDENTAIAVKEDEIEVIGEGAITIIDVANITHTNVDETLHDESLAICGAKLHVIPHGYRFDLRKRECKC; via the coding sequence ATGGTAGGAGCTAAAAGTAGAGAACAATCAGACGAAGAATCTAAACAACAATCGCCTGTATTAAAATCTCAAGGACAACTAATCATTATTGGTGGTGCAGAAGATAAAGAAGGCGATTGCACTATTTTGCGAGAGTTTGTTCGTCGCGCTAGTGGAAGAGGAGCAAAAATAGCCGTGATGACGGTGGCTACAAGTTTACCAGGAGAAGTAGGCTCCGACTACAGAGATATTTTTGAAAGATTAGGTGTAGAAAAAGTAGATATTGTCGACACAGAAAGACGAGAAGATGCTAGCGATCCTCGGTATCTTGAAATATTAAAAGAAGCCACAGGAGTATTTTTTACTGGTGGAGATCAAGCTCGGGTTACCGATGTTCTTAAAGATACAGAAATTGACAAACTTTTACATGAAAGATTTGCTCAAGGATTAGTAATTGCAGGAACAAGTGCAGGCGCAGCCATGATGCCAGATATCATGATTGTAGAAGGAGAAGCTGAGACGAATCCTCGCCTAGAGACTGTAACTTTAGAACCAGGTATGGGTTTCCTACCAGGAGTAGCTATCGATCAGCACTTTGCTCAACGAGGAAGATTAGGAAGACTGATCTCAGCTTTAATTCAACAACCGGCCGTTTTAGGATTTGGCATTGATGAAAATACAGCGATCGCGGTTAAGGAAGATGAGATTGAAGTGATTGGCGAAGGTGCTATTACTATCATTGATGTTGCTAACATTACTCATACCAATGTCGACGAAACTTTACACGATGAGTCTCTCGCAATTTGTGGTGCGAAGTTACACGTGATTCCTCACGGCTATCGTTTTGATCTTCGTAAGCGAGAGTGTAAGTGTTAA
- a CDS encoding VOC family protein — translation MSFFCHDALVTIAALEYQKVIDFYRKLLSQEPQPYIAEIYGEFHLPGLRLGIFYPKISHQSEFNNSTYSGMSICLEVENLEKAIAYLHQIGYPPPGEIITASHGREIYAYDPAGNRLILHQSN, via the coding sequence ATGAGTTTTTTCTGCCACGATGCTTTAGTTACCATAGCAGCATTAGAATATCAAAAAGTAATCGATTTTTATCGAAAATTGTTATCTCAAGAACCTCAACCTTATATTGCTGAGATTTATGGAGAATTTCATTTACCAGGATTGCGTTTAGGCATTTTTTACCCAAAAATAAGTCACCAGTCTGAGTTTAATAACTCTACTTATAGTGGTATGAGTATTTGTTTAGAAGTAGAAAACTTAGAAAAAGCGATCGCGTATTTGCATCAAATTGGTTATCCTCCACCAGGAGAAATTATTACTGCTTCTCATGGCAGAGAAATATATGCTTACGATCCAGCAGGAAATCGTTTAATTTTGCATCAGTCTAATTAA
- a CDS encoding class I SAM-dependent methyltransferase produces MNDSLLNNSLFSSNSAIFLEMLNIPIYCNLLWSEQDAAKNCPKGDLKLTYDSKTGLISNVAYDPSKLDYDQDYENSLHYSPRFQQYAQSLAQELVERHQLYQKNIIEIGCGKGDFLISLAQLGDNHCIGFDPTYVPRAEHQSFSSQVQFIQDFYSERYQNYQADLICCRHTLEHVIDPAQILQPLRKAIGNRTDTIVFFEVPNALYTFRHLAIWDLIYEHCCYYAPTAFVNAFINHGFDVKDVREVFDGQFICLEAVPTTEAIGSNYAEVEPLTALEADLNDFTDKFAQKISFWTKKLQELTAKKQKVVAWGAGSKGVTFLNLLQDHNRIDYIVDLNPRKQGKFVAGSGQKIIAPEFLREYQPDIILVMNSIYEAEIRQLVSNLGVEPEYLCV; encoded by the coding sequence ATGAACGATTCTCTGCTCAATAATTCTTTGTTTTCTTCTAATTCAGCAATTTTTTTGGAAATGTTGAACATTCCCATTTATTGCAATTTACTTTGGTCGGAACAAGATGCAGCTAAAAACTGCCCTAAAGGAGATCTTAAACTAACTTATGATTCCAAAACAGGATTAATTAGTAATGTTGCTTATGATCCAAGTAAATTAGATTATGACCAAGATTACGAAAATTCTTTACATTATTCGCCTCGTTTTCAACAATATGCTCAATCTTTAGCGCAAGAATTAGTCGAACGCCATCAACTTTATCAAAAAAATATTATTGAAATTGGTTGCGGTAAAGGAGATTTTTTGATTTCTTTAGCTCAATTGGGTGATAATCACTGTATTGGTTTCGATCCTACCTATGTCCCTAGAGCAGAACATCAATCTTTTTCTTCTCAAGTTCAATTTATTCAAGATTTTTATTCAGAACGTTATCAAAATTATCAAGCGGATTTAATTTGTTGTCGTCATACTCTTGAACACGTCATCGATCCTGCTCAAATACTTCAACCGTTAAGAAAAGCTATTGGCAACCGCACAGACACAATTGTCTTTTTTGAAGTTCCTAATGCACTCTATACTTTTCGTCATTTAGCTATTTGGGATTTGATTTACGAGCATTGTTGCTATTACGCACCTACTGCATTTGTTAATGCCTTTATCAATCATGGTTTTGATGTTAAAGACGTTCGGGAAGTTTTTGATGGTCAATTTATTTGTTTAGAAGCAGTACCAACCACAGAAGCTATTGGTAGTAATTACGCAGAAGTTGAACCTCTTACGGCTTTAGAAGCAGATTTAAACGATTTTACTGATAAATTTGCTCAAAAAATTTCATTTTGGACGAAAAAATTGCAAGAATTAACTGCCAAAAAACAAAAAGTAGTCGCTTGGGGTGCTGGTTCTAAAGGCGTTACTTTTCTTAATTTACTTCAAGACCACAATCGTATTGACTATATTGTTGATCTTAATCCTCGTAAACAAGGGAAATTTGTCGCTGGTAGTGGACAAAAAATTATTGCTCCCGAATTTTTAAGAGAATATCAACCCGATATAATTTTGGTGATGAATTCGATTTACGAAGCAGAAATTAGACAGTTAGTGAGTAATTTGGGTGTAGAACCAGAGTACCTCTGTGTTTAA
- a CDS encoding GAF domain-containing protein — MLESLTAQDQRLHLKQIGQNLVNTIGIVLKVDLAILLICEPQESVEQYFFYQQAQFKKANGHLALETLKFTVKITEEMILVEDIPQTLSKVEDLSPQQQAYLKAKIYSTMSVPLINQPDLTVVLALHHCQQVHIWQEEEVQIALMMASQGALVIYQVFAYEAMQALARREGTINRITAAIRSSLEPQSIFTAITTELGQALKVDGCTLSLWTKDDQYVQCVGLYNPNEPNPLAKQDLPKSSVAIADNPILQKLLATQKPVVIADLQKHPEMARYDLPWHFCNKALLIVPLIVDGEIIGSITLRQSSQSRSWHKSDLVLAEAVASQAAIAVQQARLYETTKQQAELLIEREKKVKELNNYLTESVLKRFLPESIVNKAAVGELALDLNPEPHRVTILFADLVGFTPLSSQLGSRRLAEFLNQYLEAMAKAVFEQGGTVDKFLGDGIMALFGAPESLTPREQAQKAIATAKQMHHYLKELNNQWQLKKLLIKNTIPKLQLRCGIHQGKAVVGMFGGKQRKDYTAIGTAVNIASRLQEAAAADTILVSATVAVCLEVHEIKQVSSLQLKGIEEKVIAFSVALPTSQAPE, encoded by the coding sequence ATGCTGGAATCTTTAACCGCTCAAGATCAACGTTTGCACCTAAAACAAATAGGGCAAAACTTGGTTAATACTATTGGAATTGTTCTCAAAGTAGATCTGGCAATTTTGTTAATTTGTGAACCCCAAGAATCTGTAGAACAATACTTTTTTTATCAGCAAGCACAATTTAAAAAAGCTAATGGGCATCTTGCGCTAGAAACTTTAAAATTTACCGTTAAAATCACCGAAGAGATGATTTTAGTAGAAGATATTCCTCAAACTTTATCAAAAGTAGAAGATTTATCTCCACAACAGCAAGCTTATTTAAAAGCAAAAATTTATTCTACTATGTCTGTACCACTGATTAATCAGCCAGATTTAACAGTAGTATTGGCATTACATCATTGTCAACAAGTTCATATTTGGCAAGAGGAAGAAGTACAGATAGCCTTGATGATGGCAAGTCAAGGTGCATTGGTGATTTATCAAGTTTTTGCCTATGAAGCAATGCAGGCGTTGGCAAGACGAGAAGGTACAATTAATCGAATTACAGCAGCAATTCGTTCTAGTCTAGAACCACAATCAATTTTTACTGCTATTACCACTGAATTAGGTCAAGCTTTAAAAGTCGATGGTTGCACTCTGTCTTTGTGGACAAAAGACGATCAATATGTTCAGTGTGTTGGTTTATACAATCCTAACGAACCAAATCCTTTAGCTAAACAAGACTTACCCAAATCTTCTGTCGCGATCGCAGATAATCCCATTTTACAAAAACTTTTAGCCACTCAAAAACCAGTAGTCATAGCTGACTTGCAAAAACACCCAGAGATGGCAAGATACGATCTTCCTTGGCATTTCTGTAATAAAGCTTTGTTAATTGTGCCTTTAATCGTTGATGGGGAAATTATTGGCAGTATTACTTTAAGACAATCGAGTCAATCTCGTTCGTGGCACAAATCTGATTTAGTTCTAGCAGAAGCGGTAGCTTCTCAAGCTGCGATCGCTGTACAACAAGCACGACTGTATGAAACCACTAAACAACAGGCTGAACTTTTGATTGAACGAGAAAAAAAAGTCAAAGAACTAAATAATTATTTAACTGAATCAGTTTTAAAACGTTTTTTACCAGAGTCTATTGTAAATAAAGCTGCGGTAGGAGAATTGGCTTTAGATTTAAACCCCGAACCTCATCGAGTAACTATTTTATTTGCTGATTTAGTCGGTTTTACTCCTTTATCGAGTCAATTAGGTAGTCGTCGTCTTGCCGAATTTCTCAATCAATATCTCGAAGCAATGGCTAAAGCAGTTTTTGAACAAGGAGGTACAGTAGATAAGTTTCTCGGTGATGGTATTATGGCTTTATTTGGTGCGCCCGAAAGTTTAACACCTCGCGAACAAGCTCAAAAAGCGATCGCAACAGCCAAACAGATGCATCACTACCTTAAAGAACTTAATAATCAGTGGCAATTAAAAAAGCTTTTGATTAAAAATACTATTCCCAAACTACAATTACGCTGTGGTATTCATCAAGGTAAAGCGGTAGTCGGAATGTTTGGTGGCAAACAAAGAAAAGATTACACAGCCATTGGTACAGCAGTGAATATTGCCTCTCGATTACAAGAAGCAGCAGCAGCAGATACAATCTTAGTTTCCGCTACTGTTGCCGTTTGTTTAGAAGTTCATGAAATCAAACAGGTTAGTTCTCTGCAATTAAAAGGAATTGAAGAAAAAGTAATTGCTTTTTCCGTTGCACTACCAACATCTCAAGCACCTGAATAA